One window from the genome of Sphaerotilus microaerophilus encodes:
- a CDS encoding formate dehydrogenase subunit gamma, with amino-acid sequence MNAPDRAAAAPSAGGPAPQLNPAEQAVVDAVLAERRHLAGALLPILHGIQDRLGYVPPGAQPVIARALQLSRAEVHGVVTFYHHFRSEPAGRHVLQVCRAEACQACGGEALLAQARERLGCSEAQPTNAARSHTVEPTYCLGLCAQSPAAMLDGRLHARLTPARLEALLAATGEIA; translated from the coding sequence ATGAATGCGCCCGACCGGGCCGCCGCTGCCCCATCAGCCGGTGGCCCTGCCCCCCAACTGAACCCCGCCGAGCAGGCGGTGGTCGATGCGGTGCTGGCCGAGCGCCGCCACCTGGCCGGAGCGCTGCTGCCCATCCTGCATGGCATCCAGGACCGTCTGGGCTACGTGCCCCCCGGCGCCCAGCCGGTGATCGCGCGGGCGCTGCAGCTGTCGCGCGCCGAGGTGCATGGCGTCGTCACCTTCTACCACCACTTCCGCAGCGAGCCGGCCGGCCGCCATGTGCTGCAGGTCTGCCGGGCCGAAGCCTGCCAGGCCTGTGGCGGCGAGGCGCTGCTGGCGCAGGCCCGCGAGCGGCTCGGCTGCAGCGAGGCGCAGCCGACCAACGCCGCGCGCAGCCACACGGTGGAGCCCACCTACTGCCTGGGACTGTGCGCTCAGTCGCCCGCGGCGATGCTGGACGGCCGCCTGCACGCCCGCCTGACGCCAGCGCGGCTG